In Hymenobacter aquaticus, a single window of DNA contains:
- a CDS encoding PKD domain-containing protein, which produces MKAFLIAGLGCILGLAGCQSSDEATPEPATADFTYSGAAQHFTPITFTSTTPNAATYAWDFGDASTATVANPSHTFRKPGTYTVTLRTTSANGSVSISKTLTLAQADTVRILAQRFSGTYHFTNVYEYRYSSATNSIIRTPLPDVTMEAVATSEGLSLFGRNWVLGSRAIWQRSPTSSVPAYWYYSGIGSMQSSLDILQAGDSLRVDIKTSSGIGASSARSGVFYYGGRKR; this is translated from the coding sequence ATGAAAGCCTTCCTTATTGCTGGTCTTGGATGCATACTTGGGCTGGCCGGCTGCCAGTCGTCGGATGAAGCTACGCCCGAGCCGGCCACGGCCGATTTTACGTATAGCGGCGCCGCTCAGCACTTCACTCCCATTACGTTTACCAGCACCACGCCAAACGCTGCGACATACGCCTGGGATTTTGGAGATGCTTCTACCGCCACGGTCGCCAACCCAAGTCATACGTTCCGCAAGCCGGGCACGTATACCGTCACGCTACGGACTACCAGCGCCAACGGCTCGGTTAGTATCAGCAAGACCCTGACGCTGGCGCAGGCCGATACCGTCCGGATTCTCGCCCAACGCTTCAGCGGCACCTATCATTTTACCAATGTTTACGAGTACCGGTACTCATCTGCCACCAACAGCATTATCCGGACGCCCCTTCCCGACGTGACCATGGAGGCAGTTGCCACTTCGGAAGGCCTGTCCCTGTTTGGCCGCAACTGGGTACTCGGCAGCAGAGCTATCTGGCAGCGGTCACCAACTAGTTCGGTGCCGGCCTACTGGTATTACAGTGGCATTGGCTCTATGCAATCCTCGCTGGACATCCTGCAGGCCGGCGACAGTCTGCGCGTTGATATCAAGACCAGTTCCGGCATAGGCGCCTCATCGGCGCGCTCGGGTGTTTTTTACTACGGAGGCCGCAAACGATAG
- a CDS encoding RHS repeat protein: MNPRFYLTRYLFRGQWLALVAVLLLLLHYPAAAQLTERLSGGTPPPPEAAALGKFAETPVSLYSGVPSITIPIYEVQLRGLTLPINLSYHAGGVRVAEIASSVGLGWALQAGGSVSSTILGKDDFIPTGYTNGAWRIPQDRPLEPKYTTNDYLFCMRATGTSPAGTPSFVYTSSFDTQPDLYYYSMCGRSGKFFHTQDGKAHPVPYEPLAIERGNGYTIVDEKGNRFSFQSQEIATTYVIRHGGHSSPQDDYAPQARVFYLSQVETPNHETITLSYDTLTYSYNSLGSYTRYQKSGNDSNAGCADKEATYTENITRVAGLRLSSVRSSRGDFVEFLYSSCSRVDLPRTKALKQIRVHTGSRTRTFDLGFGYFNLPDATSDCDPLPVPPPRHSERYRLKLVSVTESGKPSYVIKYREDLPFPDRISHAQDHWGYFNNNQGMLLPAEPSNGFYTGGTREPDPVMMQTGIIRSLQYPTGGWTEYEFEPNTYLHAASTVVRDSLVQPVSFYAGKDDDSTPLPDGTKNQSVDFTIPATVRPYSMKAYYRTGCGFSVPQTTPQFRLELHGPNNYLKIFGASTDPSKPFTEPLELMPGEYTMKATTIGYCPNDFFKLFWTEAITRSMPASNRLAGGLRIKEIRSFADKTGAEPLRQRYSYSPLNDSTLSSGRVQYIPSYSYITIENRYSNQSQLSVEAECRYVAQSSGSIEPLSNIQGGNVAYTSVQVFQDKLGEHGMTHHTFSWKEDEAPYGHGYPFTPATSFDWQRGHPLQVTQYRRNETTYTYQPVHRIVNHYIHHYTPPIGGTCEDCSNYTLPTQPNETHAIGLNIIVKRPEFFYRPDNGFPVVIPSEFILQSFKYLSTWTYQSQRDEYFYSPSDTTQYRLVKTFYKYDNPAHAQLTRIQTFSGGYDTLTTRNRYALDYDTANATTPVALGIQRLAREHRMTELIEQQQWSKRGNNSYLTAGQLTHYEMGKPSLDLTLQVSSPIPAADFTSSASGGGFLQDWRYRPTMAYERYDGLGNILQARQPYAGPQSFLWGHSATLPIARAANAEYRQLAYTSFEPGSAGRWRFAPTAVMLGGHTGSWCYTLASPVSRDSLPAGDYRLSFWATSKPSVYVNGSLLPATAGQAVGTTDQSGLQQFVYTLQAKATQNEVRLQTTQPLRLDELRLHPTGAQLTTYTHEPLIGLTSQTDAAGRTTRYEYDALGRLLRTRDEGGNIITQQEYHYARP; this comes from the coding sequence ATGAACCCACGTTTCTACCTGACACGCTATTTATTTCGCGGGCAGTGGCTGGCGCTAGTCGCGGTGCTGCTCCTGTTGCTGCATTATCCGGCGGCGGCTCAACTCACCGAGCGGCTAAGCGGCGGAACTCCTCCCCCGCCCGAAGCGGCCGCGCTGGGCAAGTTTGCGGAAACTCCGGTCAGCCTGTACTCGGGCGTGCCTAGTATCACTATTCCAATCTACGAGGTTCAACTGCGGGGCCTCACCCTACCGATTAACCTAAGCTACCACGCCGGCGGGGTGCGCGTGGCGGAAATAGCCAGCTCAGTGGGGCTGGGGTGGGCTCTACAAGCCGGGGGCAGTGTTTCCTCGACGATTTTGGGCAAAGACGACTTTATCCCGACCGGTTACACGAACGGTGCCTGGCGGATTCCCCAGGACCGGCCCCTGGAACCGAAATACACTACCAACGACTACCTGTTTTGCATGCGCGCTACGGGCACCTCTCCGGCGGGCACTCCTTCTTTTGTATACACCTCGAGCTTTGACACCCAGCCCGACTTGTATTACTACAGTATGTGCGGGCGGAGCGGCAAATTTTTTCACACGCAGGACGGCAAGGCACACCCGGTGCCCTACGAGCCCCTGGCTATTGAACGCGGCAACGGCTATACCATCGTGGACGAAAAGGGCAACCGCTTTTCCTTCCAGAGCCAGGAAATAGCAACCACCTACGTTATCCGGCACGGCGGGCACTCCTCCCCGCAGGACGATTATGCGCCCCAGGCACGCGTATTCTACCTGTCGCAGGTCGAAACGCCTAACCACGAAACCATTACGCTCAGCTACGACACGCTGACCTACAGCTACAATAGCCTGGGCAGCTACACGCGCTACCAGAAATCGGGCAACGACAGCAATGCGGGCTGCGCCGATAAGGAGGCGACCTACACGGAAAATATTACCCGGGTAGCCGGCTTGCGGCTCAGTAGTGTCCGGTCGAGCCGCGGCGACTTTGTCGAATTCCTGTACAGCAGCTGCTCCCGCGTCGATTTGCCCCGGACCAAAGCCCTCAAGCAAATTCGGGTGCACACGGGCAGCCGCACGCGCACCTTCGATTTAGGCTTTGGCTACTTCAACCTGCCTGATGCTACGTCGGATTGTGACCCGCTCCCCGTTCCCCCGCCCAGGCATTCGGAACGATACCGGCTGAAGCTGGTGAGCGTGACGGAAAGCGGCAAGCCCAGCTACGTCATCAAGTACCGGGAAGACTTGCCTTTTCCAGATCGAATCAGCCACGCGCAGGATCATTGGGGCTACTTCAACAACAATCAGGGAATGTTGCTGCCGGCCGAGCCTAGTAATGGCTTTTACACGGGCGGCACCCGGGAACCAGACCCAGTGATGATGCAAACCGGGATTATCCGGTCGTTGCAGTACCCCACCGGCGGTTGGACGGAGTATGAGTTTGAGCCCAACACCTATCTGCATGCCGCCAGCACCGTAGTGCGCGACTCGCTGGTGCAGCCCGTCAGCTTCTATGCCGGCAAGGATGATGATTCTACGCCGTTGCCGGATGGCACCAAGAACCAGTCGGTGGATTTCACCATTCCGGCTACCGTTCGGCCCTACTCCATGAAGGCGTATTACCGAACCGGCTGTGGGTTTAGTGTGCCTCAGACGACGCCGCAGTTTCGGTTAGAACTGCACGGGCCCAACAACTACCTCAAAATTTTTGGCGCGTCTACCGACCCGAGCAAACCTTTTACGGAGCCTCTGGAGCTGATGCCGGGTGAGTACACCATGAAAGCTACCACCATTGGCTATTGCCCGAATGACTTTTTCAAGCTTTTCTGGACGGAAGCTATTACGCGCAGTATGCCGGCCAGCAACCGGTTGGCGGGCGGGCTGCGCATCAAGGAAATCCGAAGCTTTGCCGATAAGACGGGTGCCGAGCCGCTCCGACAGCGCTACTCCTACAGTCCGTTGAACGATTCGACCTTATCCAGTGGCCGGGTGCAGTACATTCCCTCCTATTCCTACATAACAATAGAAAACCGGTACTCGAATCAAAGCCAATTGTCCGTGGAAGCCGAGTGCCGCTATGTAGCGCAGTCATCGGGTAGCATAGAGCCCTTAAGCAATATCCAGGGGGGAAACGTAGCCTACACCTCCGTGCAGGTATTCCAAGACAAATTGGGCGAACATGGCATGACGCACCACACGTTTTCCTGGAAAGAAGACGAGGCGCCGTACGGGCATGGCTACCCCTTCACTCCGGCCACCAGCTTCGACTGGCAGCGGGGCCACCCGCTACAGGTCACGCAGTACCGCCGCAACGAGACAACCTACACGTACCAGCCGGTTCACCGGATTGTCAATCACTACATCCACCACTATACTCCGCCCATTGGGGGTACATGCGAAGATTGCAGCAATTACACCCTCCCCACACAGCCCAATGAAACGCACGCTATAGGGTTGAATATCATCGTGAAGCGCCCGGAGTTTTTTTACAGGCCGGATAATGGCTTTCCAGTGGTGATTCCGTCGGAATTCATTCTGCAGTCTTTTAAATACCTATCAACGTGGACGTACCAAAGCCAGCGGGACGAATATTTTTACTCCCCCTCCGACACCACCCAGTATCGGCTAGTGAAAACCTTCTATAAATACGATAATCCTGCTCACGCTCAGCTCACCCGCATCCAAACCTTCTCGGGCGGCTACGACACGCTTACCACCCGCAACCGGTATGCCTTAGACTACGACACGGCTAATGCCACAACCCCCGTGGCCCTTGGCATTCAGCGGCTGGCTCGTGAGCACCGCATGACGGAGCTGATCGAGCAGCAACAATGGAGCAAAAGAGGCAACAACAGCTACCTTACGGCTGGGCAGCTCACGCACTACGAAATGGGCAAACCCAGCCTGGATCTGACCCTGCAGGTTTCGTCTCCCATTCCGGCAGCCGACTTTACTTCCTCCGCTAGCGGGGGAGGATTTCTGCAGGATTGGCGCTACCGCCCCACCATGGCCTACGAGCGCTACGACGGACTCGGTAACATTCTGCAGGCCCGCCAGCCGTACGCTGGGCCGCAAAGCTTCCTGTGGGGCCACTCGGCCACCTTACCCATCGCCAGAGCGGCCAATGCCGAGTATCGACAGCTCGCCTATACCAGCTTTGAGCCCGGCAGCGCCGGCCGGTGGCGCTTCGCGCCGACCGCAGTAATGCTGGGGGGCCATACTGGCAGCTGGTGCTACACGCTCGCCAGCCCCGTCAGCCGCGATTCGCTACCCGCTGGCGACTATCGACTCTCCTTCTGGGCCACCAGCAAGCCCAGCGTTTATGTAAATGGCAGCTTATTGCCCGCCACCGCCGGGCAAGCAGTGGGCACTACCGATCAGAGTGGGCTGCAACAATTCGTGTATACCCTGCAGGCCAAGGCCACGCAGAACGAAGTAAGATTGCAGACAACCCAGCCGCTCCGGCTCGATGAGCTGCGGCTGCATCCGACCGGGGCCCAACTCACTACTTACACCCACGAGCCGCTGATAGGGCTTACCTCGCAAACGGATGCTGCGGGCCGCACCACGCGCTACGAATACGATGCGCTGGGCCGCCTGCTACGCACCCGCGACGAAGGCGGAAATATTATCACGCAGCAGGAATATCACTACGCCCGCCCGTAG
- a CDS encoding helix-turn-helix domain-containing protein produces MEWIPAKLRAIRQEFHLTQLEMAQASGLSQRDISQLENGRKEGIPKEYIQFLHSRGVDLNWLFTDPAQEAAEPTAVAGGPRQYSVAAHQYLAVVQEDQVVGYGKKAAVGAATVVREAADSGAPTLSMVGGEALLQYPKRHREPAFLRGLPTWALGLPEVQQGVCRAFQVAGADMLPTFAPLDWVIARLDNPADPIENGGAYVVVTKESVQLQRVFESPGQPDRVLLRPEAAGAAATSLLLTDVVERWSVRGHLRFTLPSAAAAPDPKVATLEAHLQDLLDRVQRLEQGQ; encoded by the coding sequence ATGGAGTGGATTCCTGCCAAACTGCGCGCGATTCGACAGGAATTCCACCTGACCCAGCTGGAGATGGCCCAGGCCAGTGGCTTATCTCAGCGCGACATCAGCCAGCTGGAAAACGGCCGCAAGGAAGGTATACCCAAAGAGTATATTCAATTTCTGCATAGTCGCGGCGTCGACCTGAACTGGCTGTTCACTGACCCTGCCCAGGAGGCCGCCGAACCAACTGCGGTGGCTGGGGGCCCGCGGCAATATTCCGTCGCTGCCCACCAGTATCTGGCCGTAGTCCAGGAAGACCAGGTGGTGGGCTATGGCAAAAAAGCGGCGGTGGGGGCGGCTACTGTGGTGCGGGAAGCGGCCGACAGCGGCGCCCCGACACTCAGCATGGTGGGTGGGGAGGCGCTGCTTCAGTACCCGAAGCGGCACCGGGAGCCGGCGTTTCTGCGCGGTTTGCCTACCTGGGCGCTGGGCTTGCCGGAAGTGCAGCAGGGCGTGTGCCGGGCTTTTCAGGTGGCCGGGGCCGATATGCTGCCCACGTTCGCACCCCTCGATTGGGTTATTGCCCGCCTCGACAACCCGGCTGACCCCATTGAGAATGGCGGGGCCTACGTAGTCGTGACCAAGGAAAGCGTGCAGCTGCAACGGGTGTTTGAGAGCCCCGGGCAGCCCGACCGGGTGCTGCTGCGGCCCGAGGCGGCCGGGGCGGCCGCTACCTCGCTGCTGCTAACCGACGTGGTGGAGCGGTGGAGCGTGCGGGGCCACTTGCGCTTTACCCTGCCGTCGGCTGCCGCGGCCCCCGACCCCAAGGTAGCCACCCTAGAAGCCCACCTCCAGGACCTGCTCGACCGGGTGCAGCGCCTGGAGCAGGGGCAGTAA
- a CDS encoding amino acid permease produces MSSFSNLFRRKDIGAILQNPPADVEGHSHGGLERNLSVRDLTALGIAAVIGAGIFSTIGNASHDGGPAVSLLFVFTAIACAFSALCYAQFAATIPISGSAYTYAYASFGELTAWIIGWALIMEYAVGNIVVAISWSDYFTGLMDGIGVHIPSYLTMGTQSAYKGYHEVLDLMMAGQPLADVAPATMEAYKTWNSAPVLFGDFRLVCDLPAFLITVLITAVVYVGIKESKTASNLLVLLKLIVVAVVIAVGVFYVQPANWSPFAPNGVAGVLKGVSAVFFAYIGFDAISTTAEECKNPQRDLPRAMIYALIICTVLYVIITLVLTGMVSYKELGVGDPLAFVFQKVGLPQLAGVVAVSAIFAMASVLLVFQIGQPRIWMSMSRDGLLPPIFGRVHPKFHTPSFSTIVTGFFVGVPALLLNMDLVIDLTSIGTLFAFALVCGGILILDPHGTSEARFKVPYINGQFLLPLIMLIGIGLLFAYNGAAVAEMGRIVGGAEGFEGFQHYIPMLVFFGFCIYLTIASVRRSLSLLPTLGLLTNLYLMTQLGINNWLLFFGWLIIGLALYFNYGYRHSKLNAGATANQPPVVR; encoded by the coding sequence ATGAGTTCTTTCTCTAATCTGTTTCGCCGCAAGGATATCGGCGCTATTCTGCAAAACCCGCCGGCCGACGTGGAAGGCCACAGCCACGGCGGCCTGGAGCGCAACCTCTCGGTGCGCGACCTGACGGCCCTGGGCATTGCCGCCGTTATCGGGGCGGGCATCTTCAGCACCATCGGCAATGCCTCGCACGACGGCGGCCCGGCCGTGTCGCTGCTGTTTGTGTTCACCGCCATTGCCTGCGCGTTTTCGGCGTTGTGCTACGCCCAGTTTGCCGCCACCATTCCCATTAGCGGCTCGGCCTACACCTACGCCTACGCTTCCTTTGGCGAGCTGACGGCCTGGATTATCGGCTGGGCCCTCATCATGGAATACGCCGTGGGCAACATCGTGGTGGCCATTTCCTGGTCCGACTACTTTACCGGGCTCATGGATGGCATCGGGGTGCACATCCCGAGTTACCTGACCATGGGCACCCAGAGCGCCTACAAGGGCTACCACGAAGTGCTGGACCTGATGATGGCCGGCCAGCCCCTGGCCGACGTGGCCCCGGCCACGATGGAAGCCTACAAAACCTGGAACTCGGCCCCGGTGCTGTTTGGCGACTTCCGCCTGGTCTGCGACCTGCCCGCCTTCCTGATTACGGTTCTGATTACGGCCGTGGTCTACGTGGGCATCAAGGAGTCGAAAACGGCTTCCAACCTGCTGGTGCTGCTCAAGCTGATTGTGGTGGCCGTCGTTATTGCCGTGGGCGTGTTCTACGTGCAGCCGGCCAACTGGAGCCCGTTCGCCCCCAATGGCGTGGCCGGCGTGCTCAAGGGAGTCTCGGCCGTGTTCTTCGCCTACATCGGCTTCGACGCCATTTCAACGACGGCCGAGGAGTGCAAAAACCCCCAGCGCGACCTGCCCCGGGCCATGATTTACGCCCTGATTATCTGCACCGTGCTCTACGTGATTATCACCTTGGTGCTGACCGGCATGGTGAGCTATAAGGAGTTGGGCGTGGGCGACCCGCTGGCCTTCGTGTTCCAGAAAGTAGGCCTGCCCCAGTTGGCCGGCGTGGTGGCCGTGAGTGCCATTTTTGCCATGGCCTCGGTGCTGCTCGTGTTCCAGATCGGGCAGCCCCGCATCTGGATGTCGATGAGCCGCGACGGGCTGCTGCCCCCCATCTTTGGCCGGGTGCACCCTAAGTTCCACACGCCTTCGTTCAGCACCATCGTCACGGGCTTCTTCGTGGGCGTGCCGGCTTTGCTGCTCAACATGGACCTGGTTATCGACCTGACCAGCATCGGGACGCTGTTCGCCTTTGCCCTGGTCTGCGGCGGCATCCTGATTCTGGACCCGCACGGCACTTCCGAAGCCCGCTTCAAGGTGCCCTACATCAACGGCCAGTTTCTGCTGCCGCTTATCATGCTCATCGGTATCGGGCTGCTGTTTGCCTACAACGGCGCTGCCGTAGCCGAAATGGGCCGTATCGTGGGCGGGGCCGAAGGCTTCGAGGGGTTCCAGCACTACATCCCGATGCTGGTGTTCTTCGGCTTCTGCATTTATCTGACCATTGCCTCGGTGCGCCGCAGCCTCTCGCTGCTGCCCACCCTGGGTCTGCTCACCAACCTCTACCTGATGACCCAGCTGGGTATCAACAACTGGCTGCTGTTCTTCGGCTGGCTGATTATCGGCCTAGCCCTGTACTTCAACTACGGCTACAGGCACAGCAAGCTGAACGCCGGCGCGACGGCCAATCAGCCGCCGGTGGTGCGGTAA